The segment CAAAGAAGTTTGAAGCTGCAACTAGAACCATAATTAACGCAGAAATTTCAAGAGTTTTAACTAAAGCATCTTGTAATTTTTTAAATGTTAATTTTTTATATCCTAAAGCTAAAATTAAAGAACCCATTGCACCACATCCCGCTGCTTCTGTTGGTGTTGCAAATCCAAAAAGAATACTTCCAAGGGCTGCAAAGACTAATGCTGCTGGTGGAACTAAACCTAAAAAAAATTCAATCCAAACAGCTTTCATACTGGTCGCTCTTAGTTCAGGTGGTAATACTGGTCCAAGACTTGGATCCAACCAGCATCTAATAGTAGTGTATGCGGCATAGAGAGTTGCAAGTAAAACTCCTGGTATAATTGCTGCTGCAAATAAATCTGTAACTGGTATTTCCATAATTGGGCCCATTACTACAAGCATAATACTTGGAGGAATTAATATACCCAAAGTTCCACCAGCAGTAATTGTTCCTGCTGCTAATCTTACATTATAACCTGATCTATTCATTGATTTAGCTGCCATGATACCAAGTATAGTTACTGATGCTCCTACAATTCCTGTAGCAGCAGCAAAAACTACAGAAACAAATAATACTGCGTAATATAACGATCCTCTAACCTTAGCTAACATTAATTGAAAAGCTGAAAACAATCTTTCCATTAATCCAGCTTGCTCCATCATAATTCCCATAAAGACAAAGAGTGGGACTGCCGCCAGTGTTTGTTCGGTCATAACCATAGAAAACTGTAAAGTCATTAGATAAAAAACTAATTTTCCAAAACCTAGATAGCCAAATACAAATCCAAGAAAAATTAAAGTAAATGAAATTGGAAACCCAACAAAAATTGAAAAAAGCATTACTCCAATTAAAATAAAACCTAAAATTTCAGGAGCTATAAATTCAGATATCATTTATTCTTCGCCTCCTGGCCAAACACCTTTAGTTGCAGCCCAATAACTTTTGAATAATTCTGAAATACCCTGGATAATTAGAAAAACTATTCCAAACCATAAAGAAGCTTTAATTGGCCACAT is part of the Candidatus Pelagibacter sp. HTCC7211 genome and harbors:
- a CDS encoding TRAP transporter large permease, which translates into the protein MISEFIAPEILGFILIGVMLFSIFVGFPISFTLIFLGFVFGYLGFGKLVFYLMTLQFSMVMTEQTLAAVPLFVFMGIMMEQAGLMERLFSAFQLMLAKVRGSLYYAVLFVSVVFAAATGIVGASVTILGIMAAKSMNRSGYNVRLAAGTITAGGTLGILIPPSIMLVVMGPIMEIPVTDLFAAAIIPGVLLATLYAAYTTIRCWLDPSLGPVLPPELRATSMKAVWIEFFLGLVPPAALVFAALGSILFGFATPTEAAGCGAMGSLILALGYKKLTFKKLQDALVKTLEISALIMVLVAASNFFGAVFSRLGTPMLLTDFLLSLEMNKYLILALIMVMIFLLGWPLEWVPIVMIIIPIILPLVEALGFNLTWFAILVAVNLQTAWLSPPVALSAYFLKGVVPEWDLKDIYYGMMQFMVIQVIGLVVIIIFPKIALWLPAYLYGQ